The Penaeus vannamei isolate JL-2024 chromosome 39, ASM4276789v1, whole genome shotgun sequence genome window below encodes:
- the Raf gene encoding raf homolog serine/threonine-protein kinase Raf isoform X3, which translates to MAGVGDARERESTSPSPVQIPENHDEIKDRAALEEELQNIQNIIHLTKEYIDDLNSRFAGFQHPPSLYLTEYTELTGKLHRFEAKEQEILEQLTLATGQTAQTNGCHEDLPEGQTAASAEEVEPGYPPVTQASSSNGVCEEVARSTPQSPLRSVVRAHLPNQQRTTVQVQPGRTLKEALAKALNFRKLSHDVCIVYRKNNPKVRMSWDSDIAALEGEEIVVEVLEKFPVTTSISHNFNRRTFFSLAFCDNCRRLLFHGFVCRTCGYRFHQRCSVGVPTLCQQDQRITNNIYQHLLASYQDNQAGILTTTVYGGPHGAQSSLLGPYAGHYPGGYGGHYMDNYRNQYPGQYSSGGSEGQVPPPLPRPAPAPLAPRDRSSSAPNVCINLVNPSSQSDAGASLAEFAQRIGKNYNPTSPGYTGGGGILAPPPSTSPTSSPTRPVQGSHSAQASPTNTLKTVRPRARSADESVSGKKVSNQLVRQSSKDTVEDWEIPVDEILIGHRIGSGSFGTVYRGHWHGPVAVKTLNVRDPTPAQYSAFKNEVSVLKKTRHVNILLFMGCVKTQQLAIVTQWCEGSSLYKHLHVQENKFELMRIIDIARQTSQGMDYLHAKNIIHRDLKSNNIFLHDDYTVKIGDFGLATVKGGRWSQESPGGRQIQQPSGSILWMAPEVIRMQDENPYTFQSDVYAFGIVLYELFSGCLPYSHINNKDQILFMVGRGFLRPDMSYLRSDMPKPIRRILDDCIKYNRDDRPLFQQILANLESLVRSLPKIHRSASEPTLTRTHLNSDDMIYLCASPKTPINSGAFPFSMTGNI; encoded by the exons ATGGCGGGTGTTGGGGATGCAAGGGAACGGGAAAGCACTTCTCCCTCACCTGTCCAGATCCCGGAGAATCATGACGAGATCAAAGACAGAGCGGCCCTGGAGGAAGAG TTGCAAAACATACAGAATATCATCCATCTGACGAAGGAGTACATCGACGACCTCAACTCTCGCTTTGCCGGTTTCCAGCACCCCCCATCTTTATATCTCACG GAGTACACAGAGCTAACTGGAAAGTTGCACAGATTTGAGGCCAAGGAGCAAGAAATATTAGAGCAGTTGACACTTGCAACTGGGCAGACTGCGCAGACAAATGGCTGTCACGAAGATTTACCTGAGGGGCAGACGGCAGCCTCTGCTGAGGAGGTGGAGCCAGGCTATCCGCCTGTGACACAAGCTTCCA GTAGTAATGGTGTATGTGAAGAAGTGGCACGTTCCACACCACAGTCTCCCCTTCGATCGGTTGTACGGGCGCATTTGCCCAACCAGCAACGTACTACAGTACAAGTGCAGCCGGGACGTACTTTAAAAGAAGCATTAGCAAAGGCTCTTAACTTCCGTAAACTTTCTCACGATGTCTGCATTGTGTACAGAAAAAACAATCCTAAG GTGCGCATGTCTTGGGACTCAGACATTGCAGCGTTAGAAGGAGAGGAAATTGTTGTGGAGGTTCTAGAAAAGTTTCCTGTAACAACATCCATCTCCCACAATTTT AATAGAAGAACATTCTTTTCTTTGGCATTCTGTGATAACTGTCGACGACTTCTATTCCACGGGTTTGTATGCCGTACATGTGGCTATCGCTTTCATCAACGCTGCTCTGTTGGAGTTCCAACGCTGTGTCAGCAGGATCAGCGTATTACAAATAATATCTACCAGCA TTTATTAGCGTCGTATCAAGATAACCAAGCAGGAATCCTGACCACAACAGTGTATGGAGGTCCCCACGGAGCCCAGTCTTCGCTATTAGGTCCCTATGCCGGCCATTATCCCGGTGGCTATGGCGGCCACTACATGGACAATTACAGGAATCAATATCCTGGCCAATATTCCAGCGGTGGCAGCGAAGGGCAGGTCCCACCCCCCCTGCCCCGACCTGCCCCTGCCCCCCTGGCCCCGAGGGACCGGTCCTCCTCGGCTCCCAACGTGTGCATCAATCTGGTCAACCCTTCCAGCCAGTCAGATGCCGGTGCCTCGTTGGCGGAGTTTGCACAAAGGATCGGCAAGAATTACAATCCGACAAGTCCAG GGTATACAGGAGGCGGGGGGATCCTAGCCCCGCCTCCCTCGACCAGCCCCACCAGCAGTCCCACGCGCCCTGTCCAAGGCTCTCACTCTGCCCAGGCCTCCCCCACCAACACTCTCAAAACTGTGCGACCCAGAGCTAGATCAGCCGATGAATCTGTTTCAGGCAAGAAGGTTAGTAACCAGTTA GTCAGACAGTCATCAAAAGACACAGTGGAGGACTGGGAGATACCAGTAGATGAAATCCTGATTGGTCATCGCATCGGGTCCGGCTCATTTGGGACTGTGTATCGGGGTCACTGGCATGGCCCAGTCGCAGTCAAAACATTAAATGTCCGTGATCCAACACCAGCACAGTACTCAGCCTTCAAGAATGAAGTCTCGGTACTCAAGAAAACAAG ACACGTTAATATATTGCTGTTTATGGGGTGTGTGAAGACGCAGCAGCTGGCCATTGTGACACAGTGGTGTGAAGGCTCTAGCCTTTACAAGCACCTTCATGTACAGGAAAACAAATTTGAACTTATGAGAATTATAGACATTGCCAGGCAAACGTCACAAGGCATGGA TTACCTCCATGCAAAGAATATTATTCATAGAGATCTTAAATCCAATAATATATTCTTGCATGATGATTATACAGTCAAGATTGGTGATTTTGGTCTGGCCACAGTCAAg ggTGGCCGCTGGAGCCAAGAGAGCCCGGGAGGCAGACAGATTCAGCAGCCGTCTGGATCAATCCTCTGGATGGCGCCGGAGGTCATCCGTATGCAGGACGAGAACCCGTACACTTTCCAAAGCGATGTGTACGCCTTTGGGATCGTTTTGTATGAACTCTTCTCGGGTTGCCTCCCCTATTCGCATATAAACAACAAAGATCAG ATATTATTCATGGTTGGCCGAGGCTTTTTGCGGCCAGACATGTCATACTTACGGTCAGATATGCCCAAGCCAATACGTCGCATCTTAGATGATTGTATTAAATACAATCGAGATGATAGACCGCTGTTCCAACAG ATCCTAGCCAACTTAGAATCACTAGTACGTTCCTTGCCAAAAATACATCGTTCAGCAAGTGAGCCGACACTTACGCGCACACACCTTAACAGTGACGACATGATCTATTTGTGTGCGTCACCCAAGACACCCATCAACTCCGgcgccttccccttctccatgaCCGGCAACATTTAG
- the Raf gene encoding raf homolog serine/threonine-protein kinase Raf isoform X2, with protein sequence MAGVGDARERESTSPSPVQIPENHDEIKDRAALEEELQNIQNIIHLTKEYIDDLNSRFAGFQHPPSLYLTEYTELTGKLHRFEAKEQEILEQLTLATGQTAQTNGCHEDLPEGQTAASAEEVEPGYPPVTQASSSNGVCEEVARSTPQSPLRSVVRAHLPNQQRTTVQVQPGRTLKEALAKALNFRKLSHDVCIVYRKNNPKVRMSWDSDIAALEGEEIVVEVLEKFPVTTSISHNFNRRTFFSLAFCDNCRRLLFHGFVCRTCGYRFHQRCSVGVPTLCQQDQRITNNIYQHLLASYQDNQAGILTTTVYGGPHGAQSSLLGPYAGHYPGGYGGHYMDNYRNQYPGQYSSGGSEGQVPPPLPRPAPAPLAPRDRSSSAPNVCINLVNPSSQSDAGASLAEFAQRIGKNYNPTSPGVHFFGSSTLYLHDSGGGTWSPPTHMSHIMMPSPGYTGGGGILAPPPSTSPTSSPTRPVQGSHSAQASPTNTLKTVRPRARSADESVSGKKVRQSSKDTVEDWEIPVDEILIGHRIGSGSFGTVYRGHWHGPVAVKTLNVRDPTPAQYSAFKNEVSVLKKTRHVNILLFMGCVKTQQLAIVTQWCEGSSLYKHLHVQENKFELMRIIDIARQTSQGMDYLHAKNIIHRDLKSNNIFLHDDYTVKIGDFGLATVKGGRWSQESPGGRQIQQPSGSILWMAPEVIRMQDENPYTFQSDVYAFGIVLYELFSGCLPYSHINNKDQILFMVGRGFLRPDMSYLRSDMPKPIRRILDDCIKYNRDDRPLFQQILANLESLVRSLPKIHRSASEPTLTRTHLNSDDMIYLCASPKTPINSGAFPFSMTGNI encoded by the exons ATGGCGGGTGTTGGGGATGCAAGGGAACGGGAAAGCACTTCTCCCTCACCTGTCCAGATCCCGGAGAATCATGACGAGATCAAAGACAGAGCGGCCCTGGAGGAAGAG TTGCAAAACATACAGAATATCATCCATCTGACGAAGGAGTACATCGACGACCTCAACTCTCGCTTTGCCGGTTTCCAGCACCCCCCATCTTTATATCTCACG GAGTACACAGAGCTAACTGGAAAGTTGCACAGATTTGAGGCCAAGGAGCAAGAAATATTAGAGCAGTTGACACTTGCAACTGGGCAGACTGCGCAGACAAATGGCTGTCACGAAGATTTACCTGAGGGGCAGACGGCAGCCTCTGCTGAGGAGGTGGAGCCAGGCTATCCGCCTGTGACACAAGCTTCCA GTAGTAATGGTGTATGTGAAGAAGTGGCACGTTCCACACCACAGTCTCCCCTTCGATCGGTTGTACGGGCGCATTTGCCCAACCAGCAACGTACTACAGTACAAGTGCAGCCGGGACGTACTTTAAAAGAAGCATTAGCAAAGGCTCTTAACTTCCGTAAACTTTCTCACGATGTCTGCATTGTGTACAGAAAAAACAATCCTAAG GTGCGCATGTCTTGGGACTCAGACATTGCAGCGTTAGAAGGAGAGGAAATTGTTGTGGAGGTTCTAGAAAAGTTTCCTGTAACAACATCCATCTCCCACAATTTT AATAGAAGAACATTCTTTTCTTTGGCATTCTGTGATAACTGTCGACGACTTCTATTCCACGGGTTTGTATGCCGTACATGTGGCTATCGCTTTCATCAACGCTGCTCTGTTGGAGTTCCAACGCTGTGTCAGCAGGATCAGCGTATTACAAATAATATCTACCAGCA TTTATTAGCGTCGTATCAAGATAACCAAGCAGGAATCCTGACCACAACAGTGTATGGAGGTCCCCACGGAGCCCAGTCTTCGCTATTAGGTCCCTATGCCGGCCATTATCCCGGTGGCTATGGCGGCCACTACATGGACAATTACAGGAATCAATATCCTGGCCAATATTCCAGCGGTGGCAGCGAAGGGCAGGTCCCACCCCCCCTGCCCCGACCTGCCCCTGCCCCCCTGGCCCCGAGGGACCGGTCCTCCTCGGCTCCCAACGTGTGCATCAATCTGGTCAACCCTTCCAGCCAGTCAGATGCCGGTGCCTCGTTGGCGGAGTTTGCACAAAGGATCGGCAAGAATTACAATCCGACAAGTCCAG GGGTCCACTTCTTTGGGTCCTCAACGTTGTACCTCCATGATAGTGGGGGGGGGACTTggagcccccccacacacatgtcCCACATCATGATGCCCTCCCCAGGGTATACAGGAGGCGGGGGGATCCTAGCCCCGCCTCCCTCGACCAGCCCCACCAGCAGTCCCACGCGCCCTGTCCAAGGCTCTCACTCTGCCCAGGCCTCCCCCACCAACACTCTCAAAACTGTGCGACCCAGAGCTAGATCAGCCGATGAATCTGTTTCAGGCAAGAAG GTCAGACAGTCATCAAAAGACACAGTGGAGGACTGGGAGATACCAGTAGATGAAATCCTGATTGGTCATCGCATCGGGTCCGGCTCATTTGGGACTGTGTATCGGGGTCACTGGCATGGCCCAGTCGCAGTCAAAACATTAAATGTCCGTGATCCAACACCAGCACAGTACTCAGCCTTCAAGAATGAAGTCTCGGTACTCAAGAAAACAAG ACACGTTAATATATTGCTGTTTATGGGGTGTGTGAAGACGCAGCAGCTGGCCATTGTGACACAGTGGTGTGAAGGCTCTAGCCTTTACAAGCACCTTCATGTACAGGAAAACAAATTTGAACTTATGAGAATTATAGACATTGCCAGGCAAACGTCACAAGGCATGGA TTACCTCCATGCAAAGAATATTATTCATAGAGATCTTAAATCCAATAATATATTCTTGCATGATGATTATACAGTCAAGATTGGTGATTTTGGTCTGGCCACAGTCAAg ggTGGCCGCTGGAGCCAAGAGAGCCCGGGAGGCAGACAGATTCAGCAGCCGTCTGGATCAATCCTCTGGATGGCGCCGGAGGTCATCCGTATGCAGGACGAGAACCCGTACACTTTCCAAAGCGATGTGTACGCCTTTGGGATCGTTTTGTATGAACTCTTCTCGGGTTGCCTCCCCTATTCGCATATAAACAACAAAGATCAG ATATTATTCATGGTTGGCCGAGGCTTTTTGCGGCCAGACATGTCATACTTACGGTCAGATATGCCCAAGCCAATACGTCGCATCTTAGATGATTGTATTAAATACAATCGAGATGATAGACCGCTGTTCCAACAG ATCCTAGCCAACTTAGAATCACTAGTACGTTCCTTGCCAAAAATACATCGTTCAGCAAGTGAGCCGACACTTACGCGCACACACCTTAACAGTGACGACATGATCTATTTGTGTGCGTCACCCAAGACACCCATCAACTCCGgcgccttccccttctccatgaCCGGCAACATTTAG
- the Raf gene encoding raf homolog serine/threonine-protein kinase Raf isoform X5 — protein MAGVGDARERESTSPSPVQIPENHDEIKDRAALEEELQNIQNIIHLTKEYIDDLNSRFAGFQHPPSLYLTEYTELTGKLHRFEAKEQEILEQLTLATGQTAQTNGCHEDLPEGQTAASAEEVEPGYPPVTQASSSNGVCEEVARSTPQSPLRSVVRAHLPNQQRTTVQVQPGRTLKEALAKALNFRKLSHDVCIVYRKNNPKVRMSWDSDIAALEGEEIVVEVLEKFPVTTSISHNFNRRTFFSLAFCDNCRRLLFHGFVCRTCGYRFHQRCSVGVPTLCQQDQRITNNIYQHLLASYQDNQAGILTTTVYGGPHGAQSSLLGPYAGHYPGGYGGHYMDNYRNQYPGQYSSGGSEGQVPPPLPRPAPAPLAPRDRSSSAPNVCINLVNPSSQSDAGASLAEFAQRIGKNYNPTSPGYTGGGGILAPPPSTSPTSSPTRPVQGSHSAQASPTNTLKTVRPRARSADESVSGKKVRQSSKDTVEDWEIPVDEILIGHRIGSGSFGTVYRGHWHGPVAVKTLNVRDPTPAQYSAFKNEVSVLKKTRHVNILLFMGCVKTQQLAIVTQWCEGSSLYKHLHVQENKFELMRIIDIARQTSQGMDYLHAKNIIHRDLKSNNIFLHDDYTVKIGDFGLATVKGGRWSQESPGGRQIQQPSGSILWMAPEVIRMQDENPYTFQSDVYAFGIVLYELFSGCLPYSHINNKDQILFMVGRGFLRPDMSYLRSDMPKPIRRILDDCIKYNRDDRPLFQQILANLESLVRSLPKIHRSASEPTLTRTHLNSDDMIYLCASPKTPINSGAFPFSMTGNI, from the exons ATGGCGGGTGTTGGGGATGCAAGGGAACGGGAAAGCACTTCTCCCTCACCTGTCCAGATCCCGGAGAATCATGACGAGATCAAAGACAGAGCGGCCCTGGAGGAAGAG TTGCAAAACATACAGAATATCATCCATCTGACGAAGGAGTACATCGACGACCTCAACTCTCGCTTTGCCGGTTTCCAGCACCCCCCATCTTTATATCTCACG GAGTACACAGAGCTAACTGGAAAGTTGCACAGATTTGAGGCCAAGGAGCAAGAAATATTAGAGCAGTTGACACTTGCAACTGGGCAGACTGCGCAGACAAATGGCTGTCACGAAGATTTACCTGAGGGGCAGACGGCAGCCTCTGCTGAGGAGGTGGAGCCAGGCTATCCGCCTGTGACACAAGCTTCCA GTAGTAATGGTGTATGTGAAGAAGTGGCACGTTCCACACCACAGTCTCCCCTTCGATCGGTTGTACGGGCGCATTTGCCCAACCAGCAACGTACTACAGTACAAGTGCAGCCGGGACGTACTTTAAAAGAAGCATTAGCAAAGGCTCTTAACTTCCGTAAACTTTCTCACGATGTCTGCATTGTGTACAGAAAAAACAATCCTAAG GTGCGCATGTCTTGGGACTCAGACATTGCAGCGTTAGAAGGAGAGGAAATTGTTGTGGAGGTTCTAGAAAAGTTTCCTGTAACAACATCCATCTCCCACAATTTT AATAGAAGAACATTCTTTTCTTTGGCATTCTGTGATAACTGTCGACGACTTCTATTCCACGGGTTTGTATGCCGTACATGTGGCTATCGCTTTCATCAACGCTGCTCTGTTGGAGTTCCAACGCTGTGTCAGCAGGATCAGCGTATTACAAATAATATCTACCAGCA TTTATTAGCGTCGTATCAAGATAACCAAGCAGGAATCCTGACCACAACAGTGTATGGAGGTCCCCACGGAGCCCAGTCTTCGCTATTAGGTCCCTATGCCGGCCATTATCCCGGTGGCTATGGCGGCCACTACATGGACAATTACAGGAATCAATATCCTGGCCAATATTCCAGCGGTGGCAGCGAAGGGCAGGTCCCACCCCCCCTGCCCCGACCTGCCCCTGCCCCCCTGGCCCCGAGGGACCGGTCCTCCTCGGCTCCCAACGTGTGCATCAATCTGGTCAACCCTTCCAGCCAGTCAGATGCCGGTGCCTCGTTGGCGGAGTTTGCACAAAGGATCGGCAAGAATTACAATCCGACAAGTCCAG GGTATACAGGAGGCGGGGGGATCCTAGCCCCGCCTCCCTCGACCAGCCCCACCAGCAGTCCCACGCGCCCTGTCCAAGGCTCTCACTCTGCCCAGGCCTCCCCCACCAACACTCTCAAAACTGTGCGACCCAGAGCTAGATCAGCCGATGAATCTGTTTCAGGCAAGAAG GTCAGACAGTCATCAAAAGACACAGTGGAGGACTGGGAGATACCAGTAGATGAAATCCTGATTGGTCATCGCATCGGGTCCGGCTCATTTGGGACTGTGTATCGGGGTCACTGGCATGGCCCAGTCGCAGTCAAAACATTAAATGTCCGTGATCCAACACCAGCACAGTACTCAGCCTTCAAGAATGAAGTCTCGGTACTCAAGAAAACAAG ACACGTTAATATATTGCTGTTTATGGGGTGTGTGAAGACGCAGCAGCTGGCCATTGTGACACAGTGGTGTGAAGGCTCTAGCCTTTACAAGCACCTTCATGTACAGGAAAACAAATTTGAACTTATGAGAATTATAGACATTGCCAGGCAAACGTCACAAGGCATGGA TTACCTCCATGCAAAGAATATTATTCATAGAGATCTTAAATCCAATAATATATTCTTGCATGATGATTATACAGTCAAGATTGGTGATTTTGGTCTGGCCACAGTCAAg ggTGGCCGCTGGAGCCAAGAGAGCCCGGGAGGCAGACAGATTCAGCAGCCGTCTGGATCAATCCTCTGGATGGCGCCGGAGGTCATCCGTATGCAGGACGAGAACCCGTACACTTTCCAAAGCGATGTGTACGCCTTTGGGATCGTTTTGTATGAACTCTTCTCGGGTTGCCTCCCCTATTCGCATATAAACAACAAAGATCAG ATATTATTCATGGTTGGCCGAGGCTTTTTGCGGCCAGACATGTCATACTTACGGTCAGATATGCCCAAGCCAATACGTCGCATCTTAGATGATTGTATTAAATACAATCGAGATGATAGACCGCTGTTCCAACAG ATCCTAGCCAACTTAGAATCACTAGTACGTTCCTTGCCAAAAATACATCGTTCAGCAAGTGAGCCGACACTTACGCGCACACACCTTAACAGTGACGACATGATCTATTTGTGTGCGTCACCCAAGACACCCATCAACTCCGgcgccttccccttctccatgaCCGGCAACATTTAG
- the Raf gene encoding raf homolog serine/threonine-protein kinase Raf isoform X6, translating to MAGVGDARERESTSPSPVQIPENHDEIKDRAALEEELQNIQNIIHLTKEYIDDLNSRFAGFQHPPSLYLTEYTELTGKLHRFEAKEQEILEQLTLATGQTAQTNGCHEDLPEGQTAASAEEVEPGYPPVTQASSSNGVCEEVARSTPQSPLRSVVRAHLPNQQRTTVQVQPGRTLKEALAKALNFRKLSHDVCIVYRKNNPKVRMSWDSDIAALEGEEIVVEVLEKFPVTTSISHNFNRRTFFSLAFCDNCRRLLFHGFVCRTCGYRFHQRCSVGVPTLCQQDQRITNNIYQHLLASYQDNQAGILTTTVYGGPHGAQSSLLGPYAGHYPGGYGGHYMDNYRNQYPGQYSSGGSEGQVPPPLPRPAPAPLAPRDRSSSAPNVCINLVNPSSQSDAGASLAEFAQRIGKNYNPTSPGGGGILAPPPSTSPTSSPTRPVQGSHSAQASPTNTLKTVRPRARSADESVSGKKVRQSSKDTVEDWEIPVDEILIGHRIGSGSFGTVYRGHWHGPVAVKTLNVRDPTPAQYSAFKNEVSVLKKTRHVNILLFMGCVKTQQLAIVTQWCEGSSLYKHLHVQENKFELMRIIDIARQTSQGMDYLHAKNIIHRDLKSNNIFLHDDYTVKIGDFGLATVKGGRWSQESPGGRQIQQPSGSILWMAPEVIRMQDENPYTFQSDVYAFGIVLYELFSGCLPYSHINNKDQILFMVGRGFLRPDMSYLRSDMPKPIRRILDDCIKYNRDDRPLFQQILANLESLVRSLPKIHRSASEPTLTRTHLNSDDMIYLCASPKTPINSGAFPFSMTGNI from the exons ATGGCGGGTGTTGGGGATGCAAGGGAACGGGAAAGCACTTCTCCCTCACCTGTCCAGATCCCGGAGAATCATGACGAGATCAAAGACAGAGCGGCCCTGGAGGAAGAG TTGCAAAACATACAGAATATCATCCATCTGACGAAGGAGTACATCGACGACCTCAACTCTCGCTTTGCCGGTTTCCAGCACCCCCCATCTTTATATCTCACG GAGTACACAGAGCTAACTGGAAAGTTGCACAGATTTGAGGCCAAGGAGCAAGAAATATTAGAGCAGTTGACACTTGCAACTGGGCAGACTGCGCAGACAAATGGCTGTCACGAAGATTTACCTGAGGGGCAGACGGCAGCCTCTGCTGAGGAGGTGGAGCCAGGCTATCCGCCTGTGACACAAGCTTCCA GTAGTAATGGTGTATGTGAAGAAGTGGCACGTTCCACACCACAGTCTCCCCTTCGATCGGTTGTACGGGCGCATTTGCCCAACCAGCAACGTACTACAGTACAAGTGCAGCCGGGACGTACTTTAAAAGAAGCATTAGCAAAGGCTCTTAACTTCCGTAAACTTTCTCACGATGTCTGCATTGTGTACAGAAAAAACAATCCTAAG GTGCGCATGTCTTGGGACTCAGACATTGCAGCGTTAGAAGGAGAGGAAATTGTTGTGGAGGTTCTAGAAAAGTTTCCTGTAACAACATCCATCTCCCACAATTTT AATAGAAGAACATTCTTTTCTTTGGCATTCTGTGATAACTGTCGACGACTTCTATTCCACGGGTTTGTATGCCGTACATGTGGCTATCGCTTTCATCAACGCTGCTCTGTTGGAGTTCCAACGCTGTGTCAGCAGGATCAGCGTATTACAAATAATATCTACCAGCA TTTATTAGCGTCGTATCAAGATAACCAAGCAGGAATCCTGACCACAACAGTGTATGGAGGTCCCCACGGAGCCCAGTCTTCGCTATTAGGTCCCTATGCCGGCCATTATCCCGGTGGCTATGGCGGCCACTACATGGACAATTACAGGAATCAATATCCTGGCCAATATTCCAGCGGTGGCAGCGAAGGGCAGGTCCCACCCCCCCTGCCCCGACCTGCCCCTGCCCCCCTGGCCCCGAGGGACCGGTCCTCCTCGGCTCCCAACGTGTGCATCAATCTGGTCAACCCTTCCAGCCAGTCAGATGCCGGTGCCTCGTTGGCGGAGTTTGCACAAAGGATCGGCAAGAATTACAATCCGACAAGTCCAG GAGGCGGGGGGATCCTAGCCCCGCCTCCCTCGACCAGCCCCACCAGCAGTCCCACGCGCCCTGTCCAAGGCTCTCACTCTGCCCAGGCCTCCCCCACCAACACTCTCAAAACTGTGCGACCCAGAGCTAGATCAGCCGATGAATCTGTTTCAGGCAAGAAG GTCAGACAGTCATCAAAAGACACAGTGGAGGACTGGGAGATACCAGTAGATGAAATCCTGATTGGTCATCGCATCGGGTCCGGCTCATTTGGGACTGTGTATCGGGGTCACTGGCATGGCCCAGTCGCAGTCAAAACATTAAATGTCCGTGATCCAACACCAGCACAGTACTCAGCCTTCAAGAATGAAGTCTCGGTACTCAAGAAAACAAG ACACGTTAATATATTGCTGTTTATGGGGTGTGTGAAGACGCAGCAGCTGGCCATTGTGACACAGTGGTGTGAAGGCTCTAGCCTTTACAAGCACCTTCATGTACAGGAAAACAAATTTGAACTTATGAGAATTATAGACATTGCCAGGCAAACGTCACAAGGCATGGA TTACCTCCATGCAAAGAATATTATTCATAGAGATCTTAAATCCAATAATATATTCTTGCATGATGATTATACAGTCAAGATTGGTGATTTTGGTCTGGCCACAGTCAAg ggTGGCCGCTGGAGCCAAGAGAGCCCGGGAGGCAGACAGATTCAGCAGCCGTCTGGATCAATCCTCTGGATGGCGCCGGAGGTCATCCGTATGCAGGACGAGAACCCGTACACTTTCCAAAGCGATGTGTACGCCTTTGGGATCGTTTTGTATGAACTCTTCTCGGGTTGCCTCCCCTATTCGCATATAAACAACAAAGATCAG ATATTATTCATGGTTGGCCGAGGCTTTTTGCGGCCAGACATGTCATACTTACGGTCAGATATGCCCAAGCCAATACGTCGCATCTTAGATGATTGTATTAAATACAATCGAGATGATAGACCGCTGTTCCAACAG ATCCTAGCCAACTTAGAATCACTAGTACGTTCCTTGCCAAAAATACATCGTTCAGCAAGTGAGCCGACACTTACGCGCACACACCTTAACAGTGACGACATGATCTATTTGTGTGCGTCACCCAAGACACCCATCAACTCCGgcgccttccccttctccatgaCCGGCAACATTTAG